One window from the genome of Paramisgurnus dabryanus chromosome 24, PD_genome_1.1, whole genome shotgun sequence encodes:
- the LOC135723112 gene encoding cortexin-1-like, with translation MSDVSTLDYELFSPGPSFSGVTSSPPLGGDSEQRTAFAFVGLLMLFLIFLLVRCFRILLDPYSRMPASSWTDHKDGFERGQFDYALV, from the coding sequence ATGAGCGATGTTTCCACGTTGGACTATGAGCTGTTTTCACCGGGGCCGTCTTTCTCAGGGGTCACCAGCAGCCCACCTCTTGGCGGAGATTCCGAACAGAGGACTGCTTTTGCTTTTGTCGGCCTCCTGATGTTGTTTTTGATTTTCCTGTTGGTGCGATGCTTTCGTATTTTGTTGGACCCTTACAGCCGCATGCCCGCTTCGTCTTGGACGGACCACAAGGACGGATTCGAGAGGGGCCAGTTTGACTACGCCCTGGTTTAG